The Moraxella haemolytica genome window below encodes:
- a CDS encoding anthranilate synthase component I family protein, with amino-acid sequence MLTYPIHTTHTPSQLVALIATHHPDWQVCFLNNNHRPVIGIRPVISWIATFTDTLLIDRQARHTKSQRYTSTYTDWQNELIAYCQNQTITPTHQGDYTHGLMGFIGYDLSAHELNADIAIKPNQPCAYFGHYDIYLKPCEYGFSLIGMNDDVYIFDEVKATLNDLLNQKLPQPTSAQFVPSWKKVDYAHAFNQVQEYIKAGDTYQINLTQSWQADLTDLASFLPILGRTMNAPFAGYLSLNGFELLSVSPELFFEFYQKNNHIHLTTKPIKGTRPRHSDPMLDDELKNELANSEKDISENLMIVDLLRNDLGKYAHIGTVKTPKRFAIESFQNVHHMVSTITAQLNHTHSLEVLFGSLPAGSITGTPKKRACEIIHELEVSPRGAYCGTMGYLNFDGSGVWNVLIRTLQQSNKCELWAGGGITIKSDMADEYQECTDKVGAIIRLMAQS; translated from the coding sequence ATGCTCACATACCCCATTCATACTACGCACACCCCAAGCCAACTGGTCGCACTCATTGCCACACATCACCCTGATTGGCAGGTGTGTTTTTTAAACAATAATCACCGCCCTGTCATCGGCATTCGCCCTGTCATATCATGGATAGCGACTTTTACAGATACGCTATTGATAGATAGACAAGCACGCCATACCAAATCTCAACGCTATACATCTACTTATACTGATTGGCAAAACGAGCTTATCGCCTATTGCCAGAACCAAACCATCACACCCACACATCAAGGCGACTACACACATGGCTTGATGGGTTTTATTGGTTACGACCTGTCCGCTCATGAATTAAATGCTGATATTGCCATCAAGCCAAATCAGCCTTGTGCTTATTTTGGGCATTATGATATTTATTTAAAGCCATGCGAATATGGATTTAGCTTGATTGGCATGAATGATGATGTGTACATTTTTGATGAAGTAAAAGCTACATTAAACGATTTACTCAATCAAAAATTACCACAACCAACATCCGCCCAATTTGTCCCATCATGGAAAAAGGTGGATTATGCCCATGCTTTTAATCAAGTTCAAGAATACATCAAAGCAGGCGACACCTATCAAATTAACCTAACCCAAAGTTGGCAAGCAGATTTGACCGACTTGGCAAGTTTTTTGCCCATTTTGGGGCGAACGATGAATGCCCCTTTTGCAGGTTATTTGTCATTAAATGGTTTTGAACTTTTGTCAGTATCGCCAGAGTTGTTTTTTGAGTTTTATCAAAAAAACAATCACATTCATCTTACCACCAAGCCCATCAAAGGCACACGCCCACGACACAGCGACCCTATGCTTGATGATGAACTAAAAAATGAACTGGCAAATAGCGAAAAAGACATCAGCGAAAACTTGATGATTGTGGATTTACTGCGTAATGATTTGGGTAAATACGCCCATATCGGCACGGTAAAAACCCCAAAACGCTTTGCCATTGAGAGTTTTCAAAATGTTCATCATATGGTTAGCACCATCACAGCACAATTAAATCATACGCATTCTCTGGAAGTGTTATTTGGTTCTTTGCCCGCAGGCTCTATCACAGGCACACCCAAAAAAAGGGCGTGTGAGATTATTCATGAATTAGAAGTCTCACCTCGTGGGGCGTATTGTGGGACAATGGGTTATCTAAATTTTGATGGGTCAGGCGTGTGGAATGTATTGATTCGCACCTTACAACAATCCAACAAATGCGAGCTTTGGGCAGGTGGCGGCATTACCATCAAATCTGATATGGCTGATGAATACCAAGAATGCACCGACAAGGTGGGGGCGATTATCCGACTGATGGCACAGTCCTAA
- a CDS encoding aminopeptidase P family protein, whose protein sequence is MTTNIHRERVQSLRAVMQSHQIDALIIPSADPHISEYLPIYWQGREWVSGFTGSVGTLVITQDFAGLWTDARYWVQAPIQLEGTGIELKKMTQGHPTFGKFLAENLPSGATVAIDGAVLSVSESTTLSEIFKDKNIKLATESDLLQSVWHERPALPDSPIYPHGELFIDESATAKFAKVRAKMSELGADHHLISSLDDIAWLTNLRGSDVSFNPVFLSHLLISQDCATLFVHQNKLNDAAKAVLLAAGVQIDDYDNVSKALSMLSGVLLIDPAKVSVGTLKEIGGLSVVYATNPSTVFKAVKTTSALTHIRQAMRQDGAALCEFFSEFEKRIKEGVATSELDIADMLTEARSKQPHYVSASFDTIAGFQGNGAIVHYKATQAYHANIKGSGLLLIDSGAQYYNGTTDITRMAGVGDISDDEKRDVTFVLKAHIALAMAVYPVGILSAEIDVLARNQLWQQGLDYGHGTGHGVGYFLNVHEGPQVISRTAPVLPERTLQLGMVTSNEPGLYREGKWGVRLENLVATIPAHSTEYGEFAKFEDLTLCPFDTRLILPELLTAQEKDWLNNYHQKVHDELLDLVDGDAKAWLIERTQAI, encoded by the coding sequence ATGACAACCAACATCCATCGTGAGCGTGTGCAGAGTCTTCGAGCTGTGATGCAGTCGCATCAAATTGACGCATTGATTATCCCATCGGCTGATCCGCACATATCAGAATATTTGCCTATCTATTGGCAAGGTCGTGAATGGGTTTCTGGGTTTACAGGTTCTGTGGGCACTTTGGTCATCACCCAAGACTTTGCAGGGCTTTGGACGGATGCACGCTATTGGGTACAAGCACCCATACAGCTTGAAGGTACAGGCATCGAACTTAAAAAAATGACACAAGGGCACCCAACTTTTGGTAAGTTTTTGGCAGAAAATCTACCAAGTGGTGCGACGGTTGCGATTGATGGGGCGGTGCTGTCTGTATCGGAGAGTACTACTTTATCTGAGATTTTTAAGGACAAAAACATTAAACTTGCCACCGAATCTGATCTATTACAGTCAGTATGGCATGAGCGTCCTGCCTTGCCAGATAGTCCAATTTATCCGCACGGTGAGTTGTTCATTGATGAATCTGCTACTGCTAAGTTCGCCAAAGTGCGTGCCAAGATGAGTGAGTTGGGGGCTGACCATCATCTGATTTCTAGTCTTGATGACATCGCATGGCTGACCAATCTGCGTGGTAGTGATGTGTCGTTCAACCCTGTTTTCTTGTCGCACTTACTCATCAGCCAAGATTGTGCAACTTTATTTGTTCATCAAAATAAACTAAATGACGCAGCAAAAGCAGTACTACTGGCAGCAGGTGTTCAGATTGATGATTATGACAATGTGTCTAAGGCGTTATCAATGTTATCAGGCGTGCTACTGATTGATCCTGCCAAAGTGAGTGTCGGTACGCTAAAAGAGATAGGTGGGCTAAGCGTTGTATATGCCACCAACCCAAGCACCGTATTTAAGGCGGTCAAGACCACATCAGCATTGACCCATATTCGCCAAGCGATGCGACAAGATGGAGCGGCGTTGTGTGAATTTTTTAGTGAATTTGAAAAACGCATCAAAGAAGGTGTTGCCACCAGTGAGCTTGATATTGCCGATATGCTGACCGAGGCTCGTAGTAAACAGCCACACTATGTTTCGGCAAGTTTTGATACCATTGCTGGCTTTCAGGGCAATGGGGCAATCGTCCACTATAAGGCGACCCAAGCGTATCATGCCAATATCAAAGGTTCTGGATTGCTACTGATTGACTCAGGGGCTCAGTATTATAATGGCACAACCGACATTACTCGTATGGCAGGCGTGGGCGATATCAGCGATGATGAAAAGCGTGATGTTACTTTTGTTTTAAAGGCACATATTGCCCTAGCCATGGCGGTTTATCCTGTGGGTATTTTATCGGCTGAGATTGATGTACTGGCACGCAATCAGCTATGGCAACAGGGTCTTGATTATGGGCATGGCACAGGTCATGGCGTGGGTTATTTTCTAAATGTTCATGAAGGTCCACAAGTCATCTCTCGTACTGCACCTGTGTTGCCAGAACGCACCCTGCAACTTGGCATGGTTACCAGTAATGAGCCAGGGTTATACCGTGAGGGTAAGTGGGGTGTTCGCCTAGAAAACCTAGTAGCAACCATACCTGCTCATAGCACCGAATATGGTGAGTTTGCTAAATTTGAAGACTTGACCTTATGTCCGTTTGACACTCGCTTGATTTTGCCCGAGCTATTGACTGCTCAAGAAAAAGACTGGTTGAACAACTATCATCAAAAAGTGCATGATGAGCTACTTGATTTGGTTGATGGTGATGCTAAGGCGTGGCTCATTGAACGCACGCAGGCGATTTAA
- the lnt gene encoding apolipoprotein N-acyltransferase, which translates to MTVQSIHQSVIASKQGKAKISTPRLPIALAMLLSLVAGLVFSFSLAPYYLWPLAIFSVMGVYALLINEMSTRRAFWIGQAYGFGVWVVGASWLYNSIHEYGNVPAWAAAVMIGLMALIMGLFHAVSACVFVRFLGRQPLAFASLWVVQEWLKTWVLSGFPWLFVGYAFTEQSWISGIAPVLGVFGISFVVVLFAASVVELFYQKVGFLVLSILAILVGFVLQSVDWVEPDGRTLSVSLVQGNISQDMKWLTDYQTQTLEIYDNLTKSEWGRDVVVWPEVAIPMFHDEAMPFLQDMAKQAHDSQSSWITGLLYRDLKGYDENKHAYPPIYNSVAAIDATGDSLYRKQQLVPFGEYIPFEGMLNILPNLDNMQGLMSISRGHANQSPLAVKDHTIGAAICYEVAYPDTTRHNAKNADVLVTVSNDAWFGTTAGPWQHLQIVQMRSLETGRYFMRATNTGVTAIINHKGGIDAIVPQFERTVLRGEVPSLIGVTPFVRFGSYPILALALLLIVFSFVARKSSISSSRTQRYYTAKGVRD; encoded by the coding sequence ATGACAGTCCAATCCATTCATCAATCAGTCATTGCCAGTAAGCAGGGCAAGGCAAAAATCTCCACACCAAGACTTCCCATCGCTCTTGCCATGCTATTATCGCTTGTGGCGGGGTTGGTATTTAGTTTTTCGCTTGCTCCGTATTATCTGTGGCCACTTGCCATTTTTTCTGTCATGGGGGTATATGCCTTGCTCATCAATGAGATGAGCACTCGCCGAGCGTTTTGGATTGGGCAGGCGTATGGTTTTGGTGTGTGGGTGGTTGGTGCGTCATGGTTGTACAACTCTATTCATGAGTATGGTAATGTACCAGCGTGGGCGGCGGCGGTGATGATTGGGCTGATGGCACTGATTATGGGGCTGTTTCATGCGGTATCTGCTTGCGTATTTGTGCGTTTTTTGGGTCGTCAGCCACTTGCATTTGCGTCATTGTGGGTGGTACAAGAATGGCTAAAAACATGGGTGCTTTCAGGCTTTCCTTGGCTGTTTGTGGGATATGCCTTTACTGAGCAGTCGTGGATTTCTGGTATTGCCCCTGTGCTTGGTGTCTTTGGTATCAGCTTTGTGGTGGTGCTGTTTGCCGCATCGGTGGTTGAGTTATTTTACCAAAAAGTTGGATTTTTAGTGCTGTCAATACTTGCCATATTGGTAGGTTTTGTGCTTCAGTCGGTGGATTGGGTTGAGCCTGATGGCAGAACGCTGTCCGTGTCTTTGGTGCAAGGCAATATCTCTCAAGATATGAAATGGCTCACTGACTATCAAACACAGACGCTTGAGATTTATGACAATCTCACAAAGAGCGAGTGGGGGCGTGATGTGGTGGTATGGCCTGAGGTAGCAATTCCGATGTTTCATGATGAAGCCATGCCATTTTTGCAAGACATGGCAAAACAAGCTCATGACAGCCAGTCAAGTTGGATAACAGGACTGCTTTACCGAGACCTAAAGGGTTATGATGAGAATAAACACGCCTATCCACCGATTTACAACAGTGTGGCAGCGATTGATGCTACTGGCGATAGTCTTTACAGGAAACAACAGCTTGTACCATTTGGCGAGTATATTCCATTTGAAGGAATGCTAAATATCCTACCAAATCTGGATAATATGCAAGGCTTGATGAGCATTAGTCGTGGTCATGCCAATCAATCGCCATTGGCAGTGAAAGACCACACCATTGGTGCGGCGATTTGTTATGAGGTCGCCTATCCTGATACCACACGCCATAATGCAAAAAATGCCGATGTGCTAGTAACGGTTTCAAATGATGCGTGGTTTGGCACGACAGCAGGACCTTGGCAGCACCTACAAATAGTGCAGATGCGTAGCCTTGAGACAGGACGATATTTTATGCGTGCTACCAACACAGGTGTAACTGCCATCATCAATCACAAAGGTGGTATTGACGCCATTGTACCGCAGTTTGAGCGTACGGTATTGCGTGGCGAAGTGCCAAGTCTAATAGGTGTGACGCCATTTGTACGCTTTGGTAGTTATCCGATATTGGCACTGGCTTTATTGTTGATTGTATTTAGCTTTGTGGCAAGAAAAAGCAGTATATCAAGCAGCCGCACCCAAAGATATTATACCGCCAAAGGCGTGCGTGATTGA
- a CDS encoding YggT family protein, with protein sequence MNTPLYIIVNMLINFALLVLFIRFMFGFAEIEASNPYAQAIKRMTGIVDTLSRAVPNVGAGRISLAAILLMLMLYWLNLAANAFILERPINEITLFFAGTLQAIIKFLSMMRYIIIGSVVASWAIMLFNANHPVIHIAMQLSEPIIAPFRRIMPSLGMIDLSSIAALFAFILAEDFIGIIGHNILSRM encoded by the coding sequence ATGAACACGCCACTTTATATTATTGTTAATATGCTCATCAACTTTGCGTTGCTGGTATTATTCATTCGCTTTATGTTTGGGTTTGCCGAGATTGAAGCGAGCAACCCCTACGCCCAAGCCATCAAGCGCATGACAGGTATCGTAGATACGCTATCAAGGGCTGTGCCGAATGTGGGAGCAGGTCGCATCAGTCTTGCTGCTATTTTGCTCATGCTGATGCTGTATTGGCTCAATTTGGCGGCGAATGCGTTCATTCTTGAACGACCCATCAATGAGATTACGCTGTTTTTTGCAGGGACGCTACAGGCGATTATTAAGTTTTTATCAATGATGCGTTATATCATCATCGGTTCTGTGGTGGCGAGTTGGGCGATTATGCTGTTTAATGCCAACCATCCGGTCATACACATTGCCATGCAATTATCCGAACCCATCATCGCTCCCTTTCGCCGTATCATGCCGAGTCTGGGTATGATTGATTTATCGTCCATCGCTGCGTTATTTGCATTCATCTTGGCAGAAGATTTTATTGGTATTATTGGGCACAACATTTTATCTAGAATGTGA
- the proC gene encoding pyrroline-5-carboxylate reductase codes for MSILSAKKITFIGGGNMANAIIDGLLKLKQDKGLDFQIAVSDRNEPKRVSFVAKGVQAVSPDDVNEVVSDADVVVLSVKPQGMQGVCQELIPHLSGQLVLSVAAGLTVDTLCAWLGGHQRVVRSMPNLPSAIGLGATGMYAKADVSESDKAVADAIMSASGLVAWLDDEALMHAVTAAAGSAPAYFFYILEHMIDKAVELGLGTDDAKALVIQSLIGAGELARHNNPKTLREQVTSKGGTTAAALAVFGERDVGEVIRAGMQACVDRSIELGKPSA; via the coding sequence ATGAGCATCTTATCAGCAAAAAAAATCACCTTCATCGGTGGTGGCAATATGGCAAATGCCATCATTGATGGACTGCTAAAACTAAAACAGGACAAAGGGTTAGATTTTCAGATTGCCGTATCCGACCGCAATGAGCCAAAAAGAGTCTCTTTTGTTGCCAAAGGTGTGCAGGCGGTCAGCCCTGACGATGTCAATGAAGTTGTGTCTGATGCTGATGTGGTGGTTTTGTCGGTCAAGCCACAAGGGATGCAAGGGGTCTGTCAAGAGCTTATCCCCCATCTGTCAGGTCAGTTGGTGCTGTCGGTAGCGGCAGGTCTGACGGTGGATACGCTGTGTGCGTGGCTGGGCGGTCATCAAAGAGTGGTGCGTAGTATGCCAAACTTGCCATCAGCCATCGGTCTTGGGGCGACAGGAATGTATGCAAAAGCAGATGTTAGCGAGTCGGACAAGGCGGTAGCAGACGCCATCATGAGTGCATCTGGTCTTGTGGCTTGGCTTGATGATGAAGCACTGATGCACGCAGTAACAGCGGCGGCAGGCTCTGCCCCTGCCTACTTTTTTTATATCCTAGAACACATGATTGATAAGGCGGTCGAGCTTGGTCTTGGTACTGATGACGCAAAGGCACTTGTCATTCAAAGCCTTATCGGTGCAGGCGAGCTTGCTAGACATAATAACCCTAAGACCTTGCGTGAGCAGGTAACCTCAAAAGGCGGTACGACCGCAGCAGCTTTGGCTGTCTTTGGCGAGCGTGATGTCGGCGAAGTCATTCGGGCAGGAATGCAAGCGTGTGTTGACCGCAGCATAGAACTTGGCAAGCCGTCAGCTTAG
- the tilS gene encoding tRNA lysidine(34) synthetase TilS — protein MLDKLSDAFGECRDFLAHRRCYLACSGGRDSLALAFACKLLYEQGKIDSLPTILHIHHGWQCANDDWSKLVADWAVDNGFDCHVQRISLTHANETNARECRYQAMLYVMNDGDVLMLGHHAVDQAETLLMRLIDGAGVRGLSAMRTWQKKHDGHKAVWLWRPLLHTDRKSISRFAKECQLPYVDDPTNTDDAHVRGKLRNHVLPIFEQINPKMIQNIARSSQLLADADDMVQMLIDDKLSECNIKQLGCRSNVQVLSVDKVVRLPKSVQSALIHRWLAVGEPVPPAHRLIHDILQLIHRQDTNHQTRLFWQGVSAYVICYYQGYLYRYRQPVWDCLMLPAQSCNGLISSGKVVLKTLADVSLVWQVPDGLHGVPLQVVAWDRQMSIPFGGRQLSGKKFMQTLGLAAWLRQSVWVVYATGRPVLLVSVNRAWRLDTASEMAGVGAYFA, from the coding sequence ATGTTGGATAAACTTTCGGATGCTTTTGGGGAGTGCCGTGATTTTTTGGCACATCGGCGGTGCTATCTTGCTTGCAGTGGTGGGCGAGATTCGTTGGCGTTGGCATTCGCTTGCAAACTGCTGTATGAGCAAGGCAAGATTGATTCTTTGCCCACCATTTTACATATCCATCATGGTTGGCAGTGTGCCAATGATGACTGGTCGAAGTTGGTGGCGGATTGGGCGGTGGATAATGGTTTTGATTGCCATGTACAACGCATTAGCTTAACGCACGCCAACGAGACCAATGCCAGAGAGTGCCGTTATCAAGCGATGCTTTATGTGATGAATGATGGCGATGTGCTGATGTTGGGACATCATGCAGTCGATCAAGCAGAGACTTTACTCATGCGTCTGATTGATGGGGCAGGCGTGCGTGGACTGTCTGCGATGCGTACTTGGCAAAAAAAACATGATGGGCATAAGGCGGTGTGGTTATGGCGACCGTTATTACATACTGACCGAAAGAGTATCAGTCGTTTTGCCAAAGAATGCCAGTTGCCATATGTTGATGACCCAACAAATACTGACGATGCCCATGTGCGTGGCAAACTGCGTAACCATGTGCTACCCATATTTGAACAGATTAACCCAAAGATGATACAAAACATTGCCCGCAGTAGTCAGTTGCTAGCAGATGCAGATGATATGGTGCAGATGCTCATTGATGATAAACTGTCTGAGTGCAATATCAAACAGCTTGGCTGTCGCTCTAATGTTCAAGTATTGTCGGTTGATAAAGTTGTTCGGTTGCCTAAGTCTGTGCAGTCAGCACTCATTCATCGTTGGCTAGCAGTGGGTGAGCCTGTGCCACCTGCTCATCGGCTGATTCATGATATACTGCAACTGATTCATAGACAAGACACCAATCATCAGACTCGACTGTTTTGGCAGGGTGTGTCTGCTTATGTCATCTGTTATTATCAAGGGTATTTATATCGCTATCGTCAGCCGGTTTGGGATTGTTTGATGTTGCCTGCCCAGTCTTGCAATGGTCTGATTTCATCAGGTAAAGTGGTACTAAAAACATTGGCTGATGTATCACTTGTATGGCAAGTTCCTGATGGGTTGCACGGCGTGCCATTACAAGTGGTGGCTTGGGATAGGCAGATGAGCATACCTTTTGGGGGTAGACAACTGTCTGGCAAAAAATTCATGCAGACGCTTGGACTGGCTGCATGGCTAAGACAAAGTGTGTGGGTGGTTTATGCGACAGGTCGCCCTGTATTGCTTGTGAGTGTCAATAGGGCGTGGAGACTTGATACAGCAAGCGAGATGGCAGGCGTGGGTGCTTACTTTGCGTGA
- a CDS encoding acetyl-CoA carboxylase carboxyltransferase subunit alpha gives MSTVWESVQLARHAKRPLFLDYVSALFTEFDELHGDRAFADDRAILGGLARFNGEPVLVVGQHRGRSTRERIAHNFGMANPEGYRKIIRLVQLAERFGLPVFTFIDTQGAYPGVGAEERGQAEAIAKSIAVFSSLKTPIIATVIGEGGSGGALAIGVADKVNMLENSIYSVISPEGCASILWKTAEKAPDASEALKLNANNLHQLGLVDEVIAEGAGAHESPEVVMSALKELLACQLTQLSALPTDELLEKRYQRLMAFDSSVSL, from the coding sequence ATGAGTACAGTTTGGGAAAGTGTTCAGCTTGCTCGCCATGCCAAGCGTCCGCTGTTTTTGGATTATGTATCGGCATTGTTTACAGAATTTGATGAGTTGCATGGCGATAGGGCATTTGCTGATGATAGGGCGATTTTGGGTGGGTTGGCTCGTTTTAACGGTGAACCTGTATTGGTGGTGGGTCAGCATCGTGGTCGCTCAACTCGTGAGCGTATCGCCCATAATTTTGGCATGGCAAACCCAGAAGGCTATCGCAAGATTATCCGTTTGGTACAGCTTGCCGAACGCTTTGGCTTGCCTGTATTTACTTTCATTGACACACAAGGGGCGTATCCTGGTGTGGGTGCAGAAGAGCGTGGGCAAGCAGAAGCGATTGCCAAGTCTATTGCTGTATTTAGTAGCCTAAAAACACCCATCATCGCTACGGTCATTGGTGAAGGTGGTTCGGGTGGGGCGTTGGCAATCGGTGTGGCAGATAAGGTGAATATGCTAGAAAATAGCATCTATTCGGTCATCTCGCCAGAGGGCTGTGCATCTATTTTATGGAAGACTGCCGAAAAAGCCCCTGACGCATCAGAAGCACTCAAACTAAACGCCAATAATCTACACCAGTTGGGTCTTGTTGATGAGGTCATCGCAGAAGGGGCGGGTGCACACGAATCCCCTGAGGTGGTCATGAGTGCCTTAAAAGAACTGTTGGCGTGTCAATTAACACAGTTGTCAGCTTTGCCGACCGATGAGCTGTTAGAAAAACGCTACCAAAGGTTGATGGCATTTGATTCTTCTGTATCTTTGTAG
- the ppx gene encoding exopolyphosphatase translates to MIDTTARHQQIAQSISEAEALVGREELIGSIDLGSNSFHLAIARLDHGEIRKVASISEKVQLAAGLDENNVLSEEAMQRGFDCLHRFAQHLTEINPNLLRVVATNALRKAVNAQEFIRRANQLLPKPIEIISGREEARLIYLGVSHSNASTDKRLVIDIGGGSTEFIIGQGFEPIEMESLQMGCVSFTKKFFAGGKITESAFEKAMKATQTELLPIEKRYKKVGWDNAIASSGTAKAALLVLQELGLADEFITLQGMQKLKRRLIKLGRIDKIDFEGVKAHRQAVFPAGVAELYAIMLTLGVEQLGYSDGALREGVMYDMLGRLSNEDVRDRSVAAMAQRYSVNIKQAGRVMATCARLFDVAKDALDFSDEDKDLLRRTANLHEIGLAIGHSHYQEHSAYLLEFSDIAGFSQVGQAMMAHIALNHRRKLKSENLEAAENLGGRKLAHLCLILRLAVQANQSRTTKAAPISLKILTKNHWQVTVGEGLHETLIYSQLTLDVAQFAKWGVCLDVMACPR, encoded by the coding sequence ATGATAGATACCACCGCCCGCCATCAACAAATCGCCCAATCCATCAGTGAGGCAGAGGCACTCGTTGGTCGTGAAGAGCTAATCGGTTCAATTGACTTGGGGTCAAACAGCTTTCATCTGGCGATTGCAAGACTTGATCATGGCGAGATTCGCAAGGTTGCATCCATCTCAGAAAAAGTACAACTTGCCGCAGGTCTTGATGAGAACAATGTGCTGTCAGAAGAGGCAATGCAAAGAGGGTTTGATTGTTTGCATCGCTTCGCCCAACATTTGACCGAAATCAATCCCAATCTACTGCGTGTGGTCGCCACCAACGCCCTGCGTAAAGCAGTCAATGCCCAAGAGTTCATCAGGCGTGCCAATCAGCTACTTCCCAAGCCGATTGAGATTATCTCAGGTCGTGAAGAGGCTCGCCTTATTTATTTGGGTGTATCGCATTCTAATGCCAGTACGGATAAACGCTTAGTCATTGACATCGGCGGTGGCTCAACCGAGTTTATCATCGGTCAAGGCTTTGAGCCTATTGAGATGGAATCTTTGCAGATGGGCTGTGTGTCTTTTACCAAGAAGTTTTTTGCTGGTGGTAAAATCACCGAATCCGCCTTTGAAAAAGCGATGAAAGCCACCCAAACCGAGCTGTTACCCATAGAAAAACGCTACAAAAAAGTGGGCTGGGATAACGCCATTGCTTCATCAGGCACAGCAAAGGCAGCGTTATTGGTCTTACAAGAGTTGGGTCTTGCTGATGAGTTTATTACCCTACAGGGTATGCAAAAGCTAAAACGCCGTCTGATTAAGTTAGGACGCATTGATAAGATTGACTTTGAGGGGGTAAAAGCCCACCGCCAAGCGGTATTTCCCGCAGGTGTGGCAGAGTTGTATGCCATCATGCTAACTTTAGGCGTAGAACAGCTTGGCTATTCTGATGGGGCATTGCGTGAAGGCGTGATGTACGATATGCTCGGTCGCCTAAGCAACGAAGATGTTCGAGATCGCTCTGTGGCAGCGATGGCACAGCGATATTCGGTCAATATTAAGCAAGCAGGGCGTGTGATGGCGACCTGTGCCAGATTGTTTGATGTCGCCAAAGACGCTTTAGACTTTAGTGATGAAGACAAAGACCTATTAAGACGAACCGCCAATCTGCATGAAATCGGTCTTGCCATCGGTCATAGTCATTATCAAGAACACAGTGCTTATTTGCTTGAGTTTTCGGACATTGCAGGGTTTTCACAAGTCGGTCAAGCGATGATGGCACATATCGCTCTTAATCACAGACGCAAACTAAAATCAGAAAACCTAGAGGCTGCCGAGAATTTGGGCGGAAGAAAACTGGCTCATCTGTGCTTGATTTTACGCCTAGCCGTACAAGCAAACCAAAGCCGAACGACCAAAGCCGCCCCCATCTCCTTAAAAATACTTACCAAAAATCATTGGCAAGTAACGGTAGGAGAAGGTCTACACGAGACACTCATCTACTCACAGCTTACCCTAGATGTGGCACAGTTTGCCAAATGGGGGGTGTGTCTGGATGTGATGGCTTGCCCTAGATAA